In candidate division KSB1 bacterium, one DNA window encodes the following:
- the rpmE gene encoding 50S ribosomal protein L31, with amino-acid sequence MKDKIHPKYVVGTVTCACGNTFQVRSTIGNMNLEICSNCHPFFTGKQKLVDSTGRVEKFIKKYGLKDNSKTNQNS; translated from the coding sequence TTGAAGGATAAAATTCATCCAAAATACGTGGTTGGAACCGTGACGTGTGCGTGCGGAAATACGTTTCAGGTTCGTTCAACGATTGGAAATATGAATTTGGAAATATGTTCCAATTGTCATCCCTTTTTCACTGGCAAACAAAAACTGGTCGATTCTACTGGCCGGGTCGAAAAATTTATCAAAAAGTATGGCTTAAAGGATAATTCAAAGACCAATCAAAATTCTTAG
- a CDS encoding phosphomannomutase/phosphoglucomutase, whose translation MINPNIFREYDIRGIAETELTDEVIELIGRAFGTFMGRKGRKIFMVGRDVRLSSERIKNALIRGITATGGNVIDIGEVPTPVLYFSIVHAKADGGVMVTGSHNPIEFNGLKMSDGIASIYGQDIQKLRVIIEQHDFLTGSGQVEQRDFLPDYIATIKSKIKIGRKLKVVIDAGNGTAGPVAPQIWRDLGCEAICLYCEPDGRFPNHLPDPTVPKYVKTLQQQVITEGADLGIGYDGDADRIGAIDEKGRMIFADRLIALFSRDVLRRNPGAKIVFDVKCSQALPEYISRYGGQPLMWKTGHALLKAKMKAEHAPFAGEMSGHLFFADDYFGFDDAIYASGRLLQILSHSKQKLSEMIDEIPYFVSTPEIRVECSDDAKFDVVADLARSFKSQYETIDIDGARVLFGDGWGLVRASNTQPVLVLRFEAKDEHRLSQIKQIFKQKLREYPSVKFEDSEF comes from the coding sequence GTGATCAATCCAAATATCTTCCGAGAATACGACATTCGAGGGATTGCTGAAACTGAACTAACGGATGAGGTGATAGAACTTATCGGTCGTGCGTTCGGCACGTTTATGGGGCGCAAAGGACGAAAAATATTCATGGTCGGTAGAGATGTTCGTCTCTCTTCAGAACGCATCAAAAACGCGTTGATTCGAGGCATTACCGCAACAGGCGGCAATGTGATCGATATCGGAGAAGTGCCCACACCAGTGCTATATTTTTCGATCGTTCATGCCAAAGCTGACGGCGGGGTAATGGTGACAGGAAGTCACAATCCGATTGAATTTAATGGTCTCAAAATGTCCGATGGCATCGCTTCGATTTATGGTCAAGATATTCAAAAGTTGAGAGTGATCATCGAACAGCATGACTTCCTGACTGGCTCCGGTCAGGTAGAACAGAGAGATTTTTTGCCGGATTATATTGCGACGATCAAATCCAAAATAAAAATAGGTCGCAAGTTAAAAGTGGTAATTGATGCGGGGAATGGAACTGCTGGACCTGTGGCACCCCAAATCTGGCGGGATCTCGGTTGTGAAGCGATTTGTCTTTATTGTGAACCCGATGGTCGTTTCCCCAACCATCTACCCGATCCAACGGTACCCAAATATGTCAAAACATTACAACAACAAGTTATCACCGAGGGCGCGGATCTTGGAATCGGTTATGACGGGGACGCGGACCGCATCGGAGCCATCGATGAGAAAGGCAGAATGATTTTTGCCGACCGATTGATCGCATTGTTTAGCCGTGATGTACTCCGTCGAAACCCCGGAGCGAAGATTGTTTTCGATGTAAAATGCTCCCAAGCGCTTCCTGAATATATCAGTCGCTATGGCGGCCAACCTTTGATGTGGAAAACCGGTCATGCCCTGCTCAAGGCCAAGATGAAAGCAGAACATGCCCCGTTCGCCGGAGAGATGTCCGGCCATCTCTTTTTTGCGGACGATTATTTCGGCTTTGATGATGCAATTTATGCCTCCGGAAGATTGCTCCAGATACTCAGCCATTCCAAACAAAAGTTGTCTGAAATGATTGACGAAATCCCCTATTTTGTTAGTACCCCAGAAATCAGGGTGGAATGCTCGGACGATGCCAAATTCGATGTCGTTGCCGACCTCGCTCGCAGTTTTAAAAGCCAATATGAGACGATTGATATCGATGGTGCAAGAGTGCTATTTGGTGATGGCTGGGGGTTGGTAAGAGCATCAAATACTCAACCAGTGCTAGTGCTCCGATTTGAGGCTAAGGACGAGCACCGGCTGTCTCAAATCAAACAAATTTTCAAGCAAAAGTTGAGAGAGTACCCATCAGTGAAATTTGAGGATAGCGAATTTTAG
- a CDS encoding DUF1385 domain-containing protein: MTKSEKMMVGGQAIIEGVMMRSPERVAMAVRRPDGKILLKNSPYQSLTRRNQFWGLPIVRGAVVLIESMVLGIKALTFSGDVAASEPLRVAAQKNKSGISAAWMIITIAVSLTAGLLLFFYLPLMLTDWLGARNGFWFNLIDGIIRAGIFIAYLLLIAMWKDVRRIFQYHGAEHKTIFAFEDGKELTIENSRSYASQHPRCGTSFILMVLFVSILVFMLLGRPETIADRLIRLALVPLIGGVSYELVKLSDRAKDHRLVQLFILPGLWLQRITAREPDESMLEVALVALKSSLGQQLVDGANVVLFEEPNP; encoded by the coding sequence TTGACGAAATCTGAGAAGATGATGGTCGGTGGTCAGGCGATCATCGAAGGGGTGATGATGCGATCTCCAGAGCGCGTTGCCATGGCAGTGCGCCGGCCTGATGGAAAAATTTTATTGAAAAACAGTCCATATCAATCATTGACGCGGCGAAATCAATTTTGGGGTTTGCCAATCGTCCGAGGGGCTGTTGTGCTAATAGAATCGATGGTGCTTGGTATCAAAGCGCTAACTTTTTCAGGCGATGTGGCAGCGTCAGAACCATTGCGAGTTGCAGCTCAAAAAAACAAAAGCGGCATTTCAGCAGCTTGGATGATCATTACCATAGCTGTTTCGCTGACGGCGGGCTTGCTATTGTTTTTTTATCTGCCGCTGATGCTGACGGATTGGTTGGGGGCAAGAAATGGCTTTTGGTTTAATTTAATTGATGGCATTATTCGAGCAGGAATTTTTATAGCGTATCTTCTGCTGATTGCAATGTGGAAAGACGTGCGCCGAATATTTCAGTATCATGGAGCGGAACACAAGACCATCTTTGCTTTTGAGGATGGAAAAGAATTGACAATCGAGAACTCGCGATCCTATGCTTCCCAGCATCCTCGGTGTGGAACCAGTTTTATTTTAATGGTGCTGTTCGTCAGCATCTTGGTGTTTATGTTGTTGGGGCGTCCCGAGACGATTGCCGATCGTTTGATCCGTTTAGCACTTGTACCACTGATCGGCGGCGTCTCGTATGAGCTGGTCAAATTGTCAGACAGGGCAAAGGACCATCGGTTGGTCCAGTTATTTATCCTTCCAGGGCTTTGGCTCCAAAGAATCACTGCGCGCGAGCCAGATGAATCAATGTTAGAAGTTGCGCTGGTTGCGTTGAAAAGTTCGTTAGGGCAGCAACTTGTCGATGGCGCGAACGTGGTGCTATTTGAAGAGCCTAATCCATAG
- the prfA gene encoding peptide chain release factor 1: MFEKLKRIKERYNELNEILSDPNIFKDQNKFRKLSKERSELEEIVRKYDEYEKIVNQISEAESIIEKESDHELVELAELELKELREQREKVEQELKVLLIPKDPEDEKNAIVEIRAGTGGDEACLFAGDLYRMYMKYAERQGWQTEVLSSHPQEIGGFKEISFSVSGPQAYGKLKFEGGVHRVQRVPITEASGRIHTSAASVAVLPEAEEVDITIDPNDLRIDVFRSSGPGGQSVNTTDSAVRITHIPTGMVVTCQDEKSQHKNKAKALKVLRARLYEQKKQEEEAKLAASRRSMVSTGDRSAKIRTFNFPQNRVTDHRINLTLYKLDKILEGELDEIIEQLQIADRAEKLNQSDFD, translated from the coding sequence ATGTTCGAAAAATTAAAGAGAATCAAAGAGCGATATAACGAGCTGAACGAAATATTGAGCGACCCAAACATTTTTAAAGATCAGAACAAATTTCGGAAATTATCGAAAGAGCGAAGTGAGTTAGAAGAGATCGTGAGAAAATATGATGAATATGAGAAGATCGTTAACCAAATTTCCGAAGCTGAGTCGATTATCGAAAAGGAATCAGATCATGAACTGGTGGAACTGGCTGAGTTAGAGTTAAAGGAACTGCGCGAACAAAGGGAGAAGGTCGAACAAGAGCTGAAAGTGCTATTGATCCCTAAAGATCCAGAAGATGAAAAAAATGCTATTGTCGAAATTCGGGCTGGCACAGGTGGTGACGAGGCATGTCTATTTGCAGGGGATTTGTACCGAATGTACATGAAATATGCGGAGCGCCAGGGTTGGCAGACCGAAGTGCTTTCCTCTCACCCACAGGAGATCGGTGGGTTTAAAGAGATCTCGTTTTCGGTGAGCGGACCGCAAGCTTATGGCAAGTTGAAATTCGAAGGCGGCGTACATCGTGTTCAGCGCGTGCCCATTACTGAGGCGAGCGGCCGAATCCACACTTCGGCTGCATCAGTGGCGGTGCTTCCCGAGGCTGAGGAGGTAGACATTACCATTGACCCAAATGATCTTCGAATCGATGTATTTCGTTCGTCAGGGCCAGGGGGACAAAGCGTCAACACCACCGATTCTGCGGTTCGGATTACCCACATCCCGACTGGAATGGTGGTCACTTGTCAAGATGAAAAGTCGCAACACAAAAATAAAGCCAAGGCGCTAAAAGTGTTACGAGCCCGGCTTTATGAACAAAAGAAGCAAGAGGAGGAGGCGAAGCTGGCAGCCTCACGCCGTTCCATGGTGAGCACGGGTGATCGGAGTGCAAAAATTCGCACGTTCAACTTCCCCCAGAATCGCGTCACCGATCATCGTATCAATTTAACTTTGTATAAGTTGGACAAAATTCTCGAAGGCGAACTTGATGAAATCATTGAGCAGCTTCAAATCGCCGATCGCGCCGAAAAGCTAAATCAATCAGATTTCGATTAA
- the rho gene encoding transcription termination factor Rho, with translation MDIAELKALKISELTKVAQELNISGASGLKKQELIFKILEEQTKQEGLIFAEGVLEILPDGYGFLRSPDYNYLPGPDDIYVSPSQIKRFGLRTGDTVSGQIRPPKENERFFALLKVEAVNYENPEEAKSKILFDNLTPLYPMERIQLEFDPNNYSTRIMDLLTPIGKGQRGLIVAQPKTGKTMLLQSIANAITANHPEIKLIVLLIDERPEEVTDMERSVKAEVISSTFDEPAERHTQVAEMVLEKAKRLVEYKHDVVILLDSITRLARAYNTVVPHSGKILSGGVDANALHKPKRFFGAARNVEEGGSLTIIATALIDTGSRMDEVIFEEFKGTGNMELVLDRNLSDRRIFPAIDINKSGTRKEELLLSKMELNRVWILRKLLSDFTPIEAIEFLLEKMRSTKSNKKFLESMHS, from the coding sequence CAGGAGCATCTGGGTTAAAGAAACAAGAGTTGATATTCAAAATCCTTGAAGAGCAGACCAAGCAGGAGGGATTGATATTTGCGGAGGGCGTATTGGAAATTTTGCCCGATGGCTATGGGTTTCTGCGCTCCCCAGATTATAATTACCTTCCTGGTCCTGACGACATTTATGTCTCTCCCTCGCAAATCAAGCGCTTCGGGTTGCGCACGGGTGATACTGTTTCTGGTCAAATCCGACCACCAAAGGAGAACGAACGCTTTTTCGCATTGCTCAAGGTCGAGGCCGTCAATTATGAAAACCCCGAAGAGGCGAAGAGCAAAATTCTATTCGATAATCTTACGCCGCTTTATCCCATGGAACGGATCCAATTGGAATTCGATCCAAATAATTATTCCACGCGCATTATGGATTTACTAACACCAATCGGCAAGGGACAACGCGGTTTGATCGTGGCGCAGCCAAAAACCGGAAAAACAATGTTGCTCCAATCGATCGCCAATGCAATTACGGCCAATCATCCAGAAATTAAGCTCATTGTGCTACTGATTGATGAGCGACCTGAAGAGGTGACCGATATGGAGCGCTCGGTGAAGGCTGAGGTTATCAGCTCAACGTTCGATGAGCCAGCCGAGCGGCACACGCAAGTGGCAGAAATGGTGCTAGAAAAGGCCAAACGGCTGGTTGAATACAAACACGATGTGGTGATATTGCTCGACAGCATTACGCGACTGGCCCGGGCCTATAATACCGTTGTCCCGCACAGCGGCAAAATTTTATCTGGTGGTGTTGATGCCAATGCACTCCATAAACCGAAGCGGTTCTTCGGCGCAGCTCGAAATGTCGAGGAAGGTGGCAGCCTTACTATTATTGCAACTGCTTTGATCGATACCGGAAGCCGCATGGATGAAGTGATCTTCGAGGAATTCAAAGGTACTGGCAATATGGAGTTGGTGCTGGACCGAAACCTTTCCGATCGACGCATTTTCCCGGCCATTGATATCAATAAATCAGGGACAAGAAAAGAGGAGCTGTTGCTTTCCAAGATGGAGCTGAATCGCGTCTGGATTTTGCGTAAATTATTGAGCGACTTCACGCCGATCGAGGCAATTGAGTTTCTCCTTGAGAAAATGCGCAGCACAAAATCGAACAAGAAATTCCTGGAATCCATGCATTCCTGA
- the prmC gene encoding peptide chain release factor N(5)-glutamine methyltransferase — MPYRVLEILKLSADYLGKKEIDNARLNAELLLGHLLKLNRVQLYLNFERPLTPDELEQYRQLLRRRAAHEPIQYILGETEFFSLKFKLNQYTLIPRPETELLVERVIELCQDRYGADKTISIFDIGTGCGNIAIALAKHLPNSRLIAVDIQPEAIKIAGQNALAHEVSDRIRFVQLDIFSDAWPVTELFDVIVSNPPYVSRHEFDQLPKEVKDFEPYIALDGGTDGLDFYRRIAQIALSLLSPVGFIAIEIGALQFEAVRELFDSTHIFRSVELVRDLNGLPRIVMAKK, encoded by the coding sequence GTGCCTTACCGCGTGCTCGAAATTTTAAAACTAAGCGCTGATTATCTGGGAAAAAAAGAAATCGATAATGCCAGATTAAATGCTGAGCTATTGTTGGGCCATCTCCTAAAGCTTAATCGGGTCCAACTTTATTTGAATTTCGAGCGACCTCTAACGCCAGATGAACTCGAGCAATATCGGCAATTGCTCCGGCGTCGTGCGGCTCATGAACCCATTCAATATATTTTAGGGGAGACCGAATTTTTTTCTTTAAAATTTAAGCTTAATCAGTACACTTTAATTCCCAGGCCCGAAACGGAATTACTAGTGGAAAGAGTTATCGAGCTATGTCAGGACCGATACGGCGCTGATAAAACAATTTCGATCTTCGACATTGGCACTGGGTGTGGGAACATCGCGATTGCTTTGGCGAAACATTTGCCGAATTCTCGATTGATAGCGGTTGACATTCAGCCTGAGGCAATAAAAATCGCTGGACAAAATGCACTGGCTCATGAGGTATCGGACAGGATCAGATTTGTTCAGCTCGATATTTTTTCAGATGCTTGGCCGGTAACAGAGCTGTTCGATGTCATCGTCTCAAACCCGCCTTATGTCTCGCGACATGAATTTGATCAACTTCCTAAGGAAGTCAAGGATTTTGAGCCGTACATTGCACTGGATGGTGGAACGGACGGATTGGATTTTTATCGGAGAATTGCCCAAATCGCGCTGTCGCTACTTTCACCTGTTGGATTTATAGCAATAGAAATCGGTGCCCTGCAATTCGAAGCGGTACGCGAATTGTTCGATAGCACTCATATCTTTCGATCGGTGGAATTGGTTCGTGATCTTAATGGTCTGCCAAGGATTGTTATGGCAAAAAAATAA